From Acipenser ruthenus chromosome 2, fAciRut3.2 maternal haplotype, whole genome shotgun sequence, a single genomic window includes:
- the LOC131697493 gene encoding protein FAM151B-like, with product MACIASCGGHSVGAALDYFISKGQIPDRDGGQVTWYHAANSKASTAEALKSAAHMIEADVLLRGREPREPIMAHPPHSDSDITLQDWLNEVLLSDKGIKLDFKSLEAVQSSIRLLESVKSRQSRPLWINADILPGPNGSPGQAVEAKGFLDTVCPVSPHAVLSLGWTTGWSPQTENHGYSWEMVKEMEQICGALQQPVTFPVRAALLRQSFTQLHWLLQQSDRYSLSVWTGKDDVYPVEDLLYLRKNFDKSRIFYDITEAQDAAFKKAIGYSSIVK from the exons ATGGCATGCATTGCTAGTTGCG GAGGACACAGTGTTGGGGCTGCACTTGACTACTTCATCAGTAAAGGACAGATTCCAGACAGAGATGGGGGTCAGGTCACCTGGTACCATGCCGCTAACAGCAAGGCCAGCACAGCGGAAGCTTTAAAAA GTGCAGCTCACATGATTGAAGCAGATGTTCTACTCCGGGGGCGTGAGCCGAGAGAACCAATCATGGCGCACCCTCCCCACAGTGACAGTGACATCACGCTACAGGATTGGCTGAACGAGGTGCTGCTGTCTGATAAAGGAATCAAGCTGGATTTCAAAAG TCTGGAAGCTGTGCAGTCCTCCATTAGGCTCCTGGAGTCAGTGAAGAGTCGGCAAAGTCGCCCGCTGTGGATAAACGCTGATATTCTCCCAGGACCCAACGGGAGCCCCGGGCAAGCAGTGGAAGCCAAGGGATTCCTGGACACGGTGTGCCCTGTCTCCCCACACGCAGTGCTGTCTCTGGGGTGGACCACAGGCTGGAGCCCTCAAACAGAGAACCACG GCTACAGCTGGGAGATGGTGAAAGAGATGGAACAGATCTGTGGAGCCCTACAGCAGCCCGTCACGTTTCCAGTCAGGGCAGCTCTGCTAAGACAGTCCTTCACTCAGCTTCACTGGCTGCTGCAGCAGTCTGACAG GTACAGTCTAAGCGTCTGGACAGGAAAGGATGATGTGTATCCTGTGGAGGACTTGCTGTACTTGAGGAAAAACTTTGACAAGTCCAGGATATTCTACGACATCACTGAGGCTCAGGATGCAGCTTTCAAGAAGGCTATAGGTTATTCTTCAATAGTAAAGTAA
- the LOC117403566 gene encoding ankyrin repeat domain-containing protein 34B-like → MDDAMEVRTDGNSLLKAVYLCRLRLTRLLLEGGAYINESNERGETPLMIACKTKHVDQQSVSKAKMVKYLLENSADPNIQDKTGKTALMHACLERAGVEVVSLLLKSGADPSLDDHSSSSALVYAVNSEDKDTLKVLLDACKARGKEVIIITTDKSLSGRQMTKQYLNVPPPPDLDDRHSPIPCMSPSEIELKTTSPLSTCTDQEPHLFNFKDQGPHSNGKGLSQPGSPTRKPSPARGVAKLLHLQRLHSEPWLKIPQSLLHQNKAMSLNEDLQDITPEEEVNRLPFLKQHVTRHQSIDVKDTNGLLKTLEQVPRKMSYDEIYSHSSHVDACRNSSAVPVDQDPDSVQILAVSSLRNIVQRRNIGVDHYSSDSQLPVYTTPVASEDSKGLLEKKLISMRSSTMSSSRESLENVCAASVSRRHPGVLERRGSGALLLDHISHTRPGYLPPLNPHPPIPDIGANNNKPAGVISGGPKPLIPTAPAFPKDLKAKKMLLRRHSMQTEQIKQLVNFEEIFGH, encoded by the coding sequence ATGGATGATGCGATGGAAGTGCGGACTGATGGCAACTCCCTGCTGAAAGCGGTCTACCTCTGCAGGCTGCGCCTCACCCGGCTGCTCCTGGAAGGGGGCGCCTATATAAACGAGAGCAACGAGCGTGGGGAGACCCCTTTAATGATTGCCTGCAAAACCAAGCATGTGGACCAGCAGAGCGTCAGCAAGGCTAAAATGGTGAAGTACCTCCTGGAGAACAGCGCCGACCCCAACATCCAAGACAAGACGGGGAAGACGGCACTCATGCATGCCTGCCTGGAGAGGGCAGGGGTGGAGGTGGTGTCCCTGCTCTTGAAGAGCGGAGCCGATCCCAGCCTGGACGACCACTCAAGCAGCTCAGCCCTGGTGTACGCTGTCAACTCGGAAGACAAAGACACCCTGAAAGTCCTCCTAGATGCCTGCAAGGCTAGGGGCAAAGAGGTCATTATCATCACCACGGACAAGTCGCTATCAGGGAGGCAGATGACCAAGCAGTACCTGAACGTGCCTCCCCCTCCAGACCTCGACGACAGGCATTCCCCAATCCCTTGCATGTCTCCATCAGAGATCGAGCTGAAAACCACCTCTCCGTTATCCACCTGCACTGACCAGGAACCGCACTTGTTCAACTTCAAAGACCAAGGACCTCACTCTAACGGCAAAGGTTTGTCACAGCCTGGTTCCCCCACCAGAAAGCCCAGCCCAGCCCGTGGGGTCGCCAAGCTGCTCCACCTGCAGCGTCTCCACTCCGAACCCTGGCTGAAGATCCCCCAGTCCCTCCTCCACCAGAACAAAGCCATGTCCTTAAATGAAGACCTGCAAGACATCACCCCGGAGGAAGAGGTCAACAGGCTACCCTTCCTCAAGCAGCATGTCACCCGGCACCAGAGCATCGACGTGAAGGACACCAACGGCTTGCTGAAGACCTTAGAGCAGGTGCCCAGGAAGATGTCCTACGATGAGATTTACTCCCACTCCTCTCACGTCGATGCCTGCCGGAACAGCAGCGCCGTCCCTGTAGACCAGGACCCCGATTCCGTTCAGATCCTCGCTGTGTCGAGCCTGAGAAACATTGTCCAGAGACGCAACATCGGAGTGGATCACTACAGCTCGGATTCCCAGCTCCCTGTGTACACCACACCTGTGGCCAGCGAAGACAGCAAGGGGCTTCTGGAGAAGAAGCTCATCTCCATGCGGTCTTCCACCATGTCCAGCTCGAGGGAGTCTCTGGAGAACGTGTGCGCTGCTTCAGTGAGCAGGAGGCACCCGGGGGTGTTGGAGCGCAGGGGGTCGGGAGCCTTGCTTTTAGATCACATTTCTCACACGAGGCCAGGCTACCTCCCTCCTCTCAACCCCCACCCACCAATCCCAGACATCGGGGCCAACAATAACAAGCCTGCTGGGGTCATCTCTGGTGGCCCCAAACCCCTTATTCCCACCGCGCCTGCCTTCCCAAAGGATCTCAAAGCTAAGAAAATGCTGCTACGGAGACACTCGATgcagactgaacagattaaacaGCTAGTTAATTTTGAGGAGATTTTCGGTCATTAA